A single genomic interval of Streptomyces sp. 1222.5 harbors:
- a CDS encoding acyl-CoA synthetase produces the protein MEYNLADLFESVVDVVPDREALVYLDHPGTGAERRLTYAELDAAANRVAHHLTAGGLRPGEHLGLHLYNGVEYLQTVLACLKARIVPVNVNYRYVEEELVYLYRDADLVALVFDAEFEERVAGALPRTPDLRHLVRVGTGESRVPGAVPFAEAEAAGSPGRGFPARSGDDQFIIYTGGTTGMPKGVMWRQEDLFFAGLGGGAPTGEPVKAPEELARRVAAGGSGITFFPTPPLMHGTSTLTAFIGFNFGQRVVLHRKFVPEEVLRTVEREKVTSVSLVGDAMLRPLIDALNGPMKGTDCSALFSVSSSGAIMSETVRRQFRELVPSALLLNNFGSSESGFNGTATDDSGPERGFRIRVNSRTLVVDPATHEPVAVGEVGRVAQCGNVPLGYYNDPRKTAETFFEKDGRRWVLLGDMATVDADGVVTVLGRGSQCINTGGEKVYPEEVEQALKAHPDVYDALVAGVPDATWGNHVAAVVQLREGAPRPSLADIQSHCRTRLAGYKIPRQLVITELVQRSPSGKADYRWAREVAVAADHR, from the coding sequence GTGGAGTACAACCTTGCCGATCTGTTCGAGTCGGTCGTCGACGTGGTCCCGGACCGCGAGGCGCTCGTGTACCTCGACCACCCCGGCACGGGCGCGGAGCGCCGGCTGACCTACGCGGAGCTGGACGCCGCCGCCAACCGCGTCGCGCACCACCTGACGGCCGGCGGCCTGCGGCCCGGGGAGCACCTCGGTCTGCACCTGTACAACGGGGTCGAGTACCTGCAGACGGTACTGGCCTGCCTCAAGGCGCGGATCGTCCCGGTCAACGTCAACTATCGGTACGTCGAGGAGGAGTTGGTCTACCTCTACCGGGACGCCGACCTTGTCGCGCTGGTATTCGACGCGGAGTTCGAGGAGCGGGTGGCGGGCGCGCTGCCGCGCACTCCGGACCTGCGGCACCTGGTGCGGGTCGGCACGGGCGAGTCCCGGGTGCCCGGCGCTGTGCCCTTCGCCGAAGCGGAGGCCGCCGGCTCGCCCGGGCGGGGCTTTCCGGCGCGGTCGGGGGACGACCAGTTCATCATCTACACCGGCGGCACCACGGGCATGCCCAAGGGGGTGATGTGGCGTCAGGAGGACCTGTTCTTCGCCGGGCTGGGTGGCGGGGCGCCGACCGGGGAGCCGGTGAAGGCACCGGAGGAGCTGGCCCGGCGGGTGGCCGCGGGCGGCTCCGGGATCACCTTCTTCCCCACTCCCCCGCTGATGCACGGTACTTCGACCCTCACCGCGTTCATCGGGTTCAACTTCGGCCAGCGCGTCGTCCTGCACCGCAAGTTCGTGCCGGAGGAGGTGCTGCGGACCGTCGAGCGGGAGAAGGTCACCAGCGTGTCCCTGGTCGGGGACGCGATGCTGCGGCCGCTGATCGACGCGCTGAACGGACCGATGAAGGGCACCGACTGCTCGGCCCTGTTCAGCGTCTCCTCGTCCGGCGCGATCATGTCGGAGACGGTCCGCCGGCAGTTCCGTGAGCTGGTGCCGAGCGCCCTGCTGCTGAACAACTTCGGGTCCTCCGAGTCCGGTTTCAACGGGACGGCGACCGACGACTCCGGACCCGAGCGCGGCTTCCGCATCCGGGTCAACTCCCGCACGCTGGTGGTGGATCCGGCCACGCACGAGCCGGTCGCCGTCGGCGAGGTCGGCCGGGTCGCCCAGTGCGGCAACGTCCCGCTCGGCTACTACAACGACCCGCGGAAAACCGCCGAGACCTTCTTCGAGAAGGACGGGCGGCGCTGGGTCCTGCTGGGCGACATGGCGACGGTCGACGCGGACGGCGTGGTCACCGTGCTCGGCCGGGGCTCGCAGTGCATCAACACCGGGGGCGAGAAGGTGTACCCCGAGGAGGTCGAGCAGGCACTCAAGGCGCATCCGGACGTGTACGACGCGCTGGTCGCGGGCGTGCCGGACGCCACGTGGGGCAACCACGTGGCCGCCGTGGTGCAGCTGCGGGAGGGAGCTCCGCGGCCGTCGCTGGCGGACATCCAGAGCCACTGCCGTACCCGGCTGGCCGGGTACAAGATCCCCCGCCAGCTGGTGATCACCGAGCTGGTCCAGCGGTCACCGAGCGGCAAGGCGGACTACCGATGGGCACGGGAGGTGGCGGTCGCGGCCGACCACCGGTAG
- a CDS encoding crotonase/enoyl-CoA hydratase family protein — MGGTEHLTVRREGATLVLTLNRPDARNALSLPMLVGLYDGWIEADRDDTIRSIVLTGAGAAFCAGMDLKALAGDGMQGEHHRDRLKADPDLHWKAMLRHHRPRKPVIAAVEGHCVAGGTEILQGTDIRVAGESATFGLFEVRRGLFPIGGSTVRLQRQIPRTHALEMLLTGRPYSAREAADIGLIGHVVPDGTALAEALRIAERINACGPLAVEAVKASVYETAEMTETDGLAAELARGWPVFDTADAKEGARAFAEKRPPVYKRA; from the coding sequence ATGGGCGGGACGGAACACCTCACCGTGCGGCGCGAGGGCGCCACACTGGTGCTCACGCTGAACAGGCCCGACGCCAGGAACGCGCTCTCGCTCCCGATGCTCGTCGGCCTGTACGACGGCTGGATCGAGGCCGACAGGGACGACACGATCCGCTCGATCGTGCTCACCGGGGCCGGCGCCGCCTTCTGCGCCGGAATGGACCTGAAGGCACTGGCCGGCGACGGCATGCAGGGGGAGCACCACCGCGACCGGCTCAAAGCCGACCCCGACCTGCACTGGAAGGCGATGCTGCGCCACCACCGCCCCCGCAAACCGGTCATCGCCGCCGTCGAGGGACACTGCGTCGCCGGTGGTACCGAGATCCTCCAGGGTACGGACATCAGGGTCGCCGGCGAGTCCGCGACCTTCGGCCTCTTCGAGGTCCGGCGCGGACTCTTCCCCATCGGCGGCTCCACCGTCCGGCTGCAGCGCCAGATCCCCCGCACCCACGCACTGGAGATGCTGCTCACCGGCCGGCCGTACAGCGCCCGGGAGGCCGCGGACATCGGCCTGATCGGCCATGTGGTGCCCGACGGCACCGCGCTCGCCGAGGCTCTCCGGATCGCCGAGCGGATCAACGCCTGCGGCCCGCTCGCCGTGGAGGCCGTCAAGGCGTCCGTCTACGAGACCGCCGAGATGACGGAGACCGACGGGCTCGCCGCCGAACTCGCCCGCGGCTGGCCCGTCTTCGACACCGCCGACGCCAAGGAAGGGGCCCGCGCCTTCGCCGAGAAGCGGCCCCCCGTCTACAAGCGCGCCTGA
- a CDS encoding alpha/beta fold hydrolase codes for MDTSPPYAVEANGITLACRAWGPADAAPVVLLHCRGADGADWTRIAERLAAPPRPRRVYAPDLRGHGHSDRAADYTAETMSEDVRALIASLGIRGADVVGHSLGGLVAYLLAQRHPAAVRRLVLEDVCAPVPLDPPRPPAERPDGELPFDWAMVRATDVQRNMPDPVWRDHMDRITMPTLVIGGGPTSLVPQDQVALLAELIPDARLVTVDAGHLVHESRPAEFLAVLADFLDR; via the coding sequence ATGGACACCTCGCCGCCGTACGCCGTCGAGGCGAACGGGATCACGCTGGCCTGCCGCGCCTGGGGGCCGGCGGACGCAGCGCCCGTCGTCCTGCTGCACTGCCGGGGCGCCGACGGCGCGGACTGGACGCGGATCGCCGAACGGCTCGCGGCGCCACCGCGACCGCGCCGCGTGTACGCCCCCGACCTGCGCGGCCACGGGCACAGCGACCGCGCCGCTGACTACACGGCGGAGACGATGAGCGAGGACGTCCGCGCGCTCATCGCCTCCCTGGGAATCCGCGGTGCCGACGTCGTCGGCCATTCCCTGGGCGGCCTCGTCGCGTACCTGCTGGCCCAGCGCCACCCCGCGGCCGTACGGCGCCTGGTGCTGGAGGACGTGTGCGCCCCGGTTCCGCTCGACCCGCCCCGGCCGCCCGCCGAACGGCCCGACGGCGAGCTGCCGTTCGACTGGGCGATGGTGCGGGCGACCGACGTCCAGCGCAACATGCCCGATCCGGTGTGGCGGGACCACATGGACCGGATCACCATGCCGACGCTGGTGATCGGGGGCGGTCCCACCAGTCTCGTCCCGCAGGACCAGGTGGCGCTCCTCGCGGAGCTGATCCCGGACGCCCGGCTGGTGACCGTCGACGCCGGTCACCTGGTGCACGAGAGCCGCCCGGCGGAGTTCCTGGCCGTCCTGGCGGACTTCCTCGACCGCTGA
- a CDS encoding DUF397 domain-containing protein translates to MAESTIQQQPLTGWDKPELDLSRADWQSSSRGLGDVQIAFVEGFIAMRNSGRPGGPSLIFTPAEWGAFVSGAREGEFDLT, encoded by the coding sequence GTGGCCGAGAGCACCATCCAGCAGCAGCCGCTCACAGGCTGGGACAAGCCGGAGCTGGATCTCAGCAGGGCCGACTGGCAGTCCAGCAGCCGAGGTCTGGGGGATGTCCAGATCGCCTTCGTCGAAGGCTTCATCGCCATGCGGAACAGCGGCCGTCCGGGAGGCCCTTCCCTGATCTTCACCCCCGCCGAATGGGGTGCCTTCGTCTCCGGCGCGCGTGAGGGCGAGTTCGATCTGACCTGA
- a CDS encoding Zn-ribbon domain-containing OB-fold protein: protein MPEVLKAPLVVEFPFTRSLGPVQSAFLTGLREGVVLGVRTTDDRVLVPPVEYDPVTADELRELVEVAPTGTVTTWAWNHDPRRGQPLATPFAWVLVRLDGADTALLHALDAPGPHAVRTGMRVRVRWAAERTGAITDIACFEPYEGEPVRPGTHSGVFADPLTGIVAPARLDYTYSPGRAQTAYIGALTERRTVGERCPSCRKVYVPPRGACPTCGLATHEQVEVGPCGTVTTYCIVNIKAKNLDIDVPYVYAHIALDGADLALHARIGGIPYDQVRMGLRVEPVWTEGARHPDHYRPTGEPDADYETYKELL, encoded by the coding sequence ATGCCCGAAGTCCTCAAAGCGCCACTCGTCGTCGAGTTCCCCTTCACCCGGTCCCTCGGCCCCGTCCAGAGCGCCTTCCTCACCGGTCTGCGCGAAGGCGTCGTGCTCGGCGTGCGCACCACCGACGACCGTGTCCTCGTACCGCCCGTCGAGTACGACCCCGTCACCGCCGACGAACTCCGCGAGCTGGTGGAGGTCGCCCCCACGGGCACCGTCACCACCTGGGCCTGGAACCACGATCCCCGCCGCGGCCAGCCCCTCGCCACCCCGTTCGCCTGGGTCCTGGTCCGGCTCGACGGCGCCGACACCGCCCTGCTGCACGCCCTCGACGCCCCCGGCCCCCACGCCGTGCGCACCGGCATGCGGGTCCGCGTCCGCTGGGCCGCCGAGCGCACCGGCGCCATCACCGACATCGCCTGCTTCGAGCCGTACGAGGGTGAACCCGTGCGGCCCGGCACGCACTCCGGCGTCTTCGCGGACCCGCTCACCGGGATCGTCGCACCCGCCCGCCTCGACTACACCTACTCACCCGGCCGCGCCCAGACCGCCTACATCGGCGCCCTGACCGAACGGCGCACCGTCGGCGAACGCTGCCCGTCCTGCCGCAAGGTGTACGTCCCGCCCAGGGGCGCCTGCCCCACCTGCGGACTCGCCACGCACGAACAGGTGGAGGTGGGCCCCTGCGGCACGGTCACCACCTACTGCATCGTCAACATCAAGGCGAAGAACCTCGACATCGACGTGCCCTACGTCTACGCACACATCGCCCTCGACGGAGCCGACCTCGCCCTGCACGCCCGGATCGGCGGCATCCCCTACGACCAGGTCCGCATGGGCCTGCGCGTGGAACCGGTGTGGACCGAGGGCGCCCGCCACCCCGACCACTACCGGCCCACCGGCGAGCCCGACGCGGACTACGAGACGTACAAGGAGCTGCTGTGA
- a CDS encoding thiolase domain-containing protein yields the protein MTSDHRAARDIAVVAFAQTDHRRSTEESSEVEMLLPVLHEVLDRTGLKTADIGFTCSGSSDYLAGRAFSFTLALDGVGAWPPISESHVEMDGAWALYEAWTKLLTGEADTALVYSYGKCSPGSVRDVLTRQLDPYYVAPLWPDAVALAALQAQALIDAGHTDEPALAAVGARSRTDAGANPHAQLKGRVPQGDYVVRPLRTGDCPPIGDGAAAVVLAAGEKARELCERPAWIRGIDHRIEAHALGVRDLTDSPSARLAAEHAGAFERAVDTAELHAPFTSQEVVLRKALRLGDDVRVNPSGGALAANPVMAAGLLRIGEAAAAVHRGESDRALAHATSGPCLQQNLVAVLEGDPR from the coding sequence GTGACCAGCGACCACCGCGCCGCCCGGGACATCGCCGTCGTCGCGTTCGCCCAGACCGACCACCGGCGCTCCACCGAGGAGTCCTCCGAGGTCGAGATGCTCCTGCCCGTCCTGCACGAGGTCCTGGACCGGACCGGACTGAAGACCGCCGACATCGGCTTCACCTGCTCCGGGTCCAGCGACTACCTCGCCGGCCGGGCCTTCTCCTTCACCCTCGCCCTCGACGGGGTGGGCGCCTGGCCGCCCATCTCCGAGTCGCACGTCGAGATGGACGGCGCCTGGGCGCTGTACGAGGCCTGGACCAAGCTCCTCACCGGGGAGGCCGACACCGCGCTCGTGTACTCCTACGGCAAGTGCTCACCCGGCTCGGTCCGGGACGTGCTGACCCGCCAGCTCGACCCCTACTACGTCGCCCCCCTGTGGCCCGACGCCGTGGCCCTCGCCGCCCTCCAGGCACAGGCCCTCATCGACGCCGGGCACACCGACGAGCCCGCCCTCGCCGCCGTCGGCGCCCGCAGCCGGACCGACGCGGGCGCCAACCCGCACGCCCAGCTCAAGGGCCGTGTCCCGCAGGGCGACTACGTCGTACGGCCCCTGCGCACCGGCGACTGCCCGCCCATCGGCGACGGCGCCGCGGCGGTCGTCCTCGCGGCGGGGGAGAAGGCCCGGGAACTGTGCGAGCGTCCCGCCTGGATCCGGGGCATCGACCACCGCATCGAGGCCCACGCGCTCGGCGTCCGCGACCTGACCGACTCGCCGTCCGCCCGGCTGGCCGCGGAACACGCCGGGGCCTTCGAACGGGCTGTGGACACAGCCGAGTTGCACGCCCCGTTCACCTCGCAGGAGGTCGTCCTGCGCAAGGCCCTCCGCCTCGGCGACGACGTACGCGTCAACCCCTCGGGCGGAGCGCTCGCCGCCAACCCGGTGATGGCCGCCGGTCTCCTGCGCATCGGCGAGGCCGCGGCCGCCGTCCACCGCGGCGAGTCCGACCGCGCCCTCGCCCACGCCACCTCAGGCCCCTGCCTCCAGCAGAACCTGGTCGCCGTACTCGAAGGGGATCCGCGATGA
- a CDS encoding thiolase domain-containing protein, which produces MSKEPVAVTGVGQTKHVAARRDVSIAGLVREAAHRALEDAALTWADVDAVVIGKAPDFFEGVMMPELYLADALGAVGKPMLRVHTAGSVGGSTALVAANLVAARVHGTVLTLAFEKQSESNAMWGLSLPIPFQQPLLAGAGGFFAPHVRAYMRRSGAPDTVGSLVAYKDRRNALKNPWAHLHEHDITLEKVQSSPMLWDPIRYSETCPSSDGACAMVLTDRAGAARAPRPPAWLLGGAMRSEPTLFAGKDFVSPQAGKDCAADVYRQAGVTDPRRDIDAVEMYVPFSWYEPMWLENLGFAEEGEGWKLTESGVTALDGDLPVNMSGGVLSTNPIGASGMIRFAEAALQVRGRAGEHQVDGARRVLGHAYGGGSQFFSMWLVGSEPPDS; this is translated from the coding sequence ATGAGCAAGGAACCCGTGGCCGTCACCGGCGTCGGTCAGACCAAGCACGTGGCGGCGCGCCGGGACGTGTCGATCGCCGGACTCGTCCGCGAGGCCGCCCACCGTGCCCTGGAGGACGCCGCGTTGACGTGGGCCGACGTCGACGCGGTGGTCATCGGCAAGGCGCCCGACTTCTTCGAGGGCGTGATGATGCCCGAGCTGTACCTCGCCGACGCCCTCGGCGCGGTCGGCAAACCCATGCTGCGGGTGCACACCGCCGGCTCCGTCGGCGGGTCCACCGCCCTCGTCGCCGCGAACCTCGTCGCCGCCCGCGTCCACGGCACGGTCCTCACCCTCGCCTTCGAAAAACAGTCCGAGTCGAACGCCATGTGGGGGCTGTCCCTGCCCATCCCCTTCCAGCAGCCCCTGCTCGCCGGCGCCGGCGGATTCTTCGCCCCGCACGTGCGCGCGTACATGCGGCGCAGCGGCGCCCCCGACACCGTCGGCTCCCTCGTCGCCTACAAGGACCGGCGCAACGCACTCAAGAACCCCTGGGCCCATCTCCACGAACACGACATCACCCTGGAGAAGGTCCAGTCCTCGCCCATGCTGTGGGACCCGATCCGCTACTCCGAGACCTGCCCGTCCTCGGACGGCGCCTGCGCCATGGTCCTCACCGACCGTGCCGGAGCCGCCCGGGCGCCCCGCCCGCCCGCCTGGCTGCTCGGCGGCGCCATGCGCAGCGAGCCCACCCTGTTCGCCGGCAAGGACTTCGTCTCCCCGCAGGCCGGCAAGGACTGCGCCGCCGACGTCTACCGGCAGGCCGGCGTCACCGACCCGCGCCGGGACATCGACGCCGTCGAGATGTACGTGCCCTTCTCCTGGTACGAGCCCATGTGGCTGGAGAACCTCGGGTTCGCGGAGGAGGGCGAGGGCTGGAAGCTCACCGAGTCCGGCGTGACCGCACTCGACGGCGACCTGCCTGTCAACATGTCGGGCGGCGTGCTGTCCACCAACCCCATCGGCGCCTCCGGGATGATCCGCTTCGCCGAGGCCGCCCTCCAGGTCCGCGGCCGGGCCGGGGAGCACCAAGTGGACGGCGCGCGCAGGGTGCTCGGCCACGCCTACGGCGGAGGCTCGCAGTTCTTCTCCATGTGGCTGGTGGGATCCGAGCCCCCCGATTCCTGA
- a CDS encoding universal stress protein codes for MSTAPVIAAVDGSEDSLRALEWALETAGRRAAPLRVVHVRQYAAWGQADVLVAAPPEAEGDPVLDEVRARLAGRVREPAVEYVALEGVPGAVLPELGLDAELLVLGSRGRGGFASLLLGSNGLAVARDAECPVVVVPAPGREVHGDGAEEPGPRVVVGLHADSPDDAVLTFAFTEAALRGARIQVIAAYPWPVQTWSAPGQLVPPPVDRDAIENETRALAEGFLAPHRKRRPEVRADVQALPGDAAGLLVAASKDAELVVVGRHRRRLLAPARMMGSVTQAVLLHAASPVAVVPPGAPEE; via the coding sequence ATGAGCACTGCGCCGGTCATCGCCGCGGTCGACGGTTCCGAGGACAGCCTGCGGGCCCTGGAGTGGGCCCTGGAGACCGCCGGCCGCCGCGCGGCACCGCTGCGGGTGGTGCACGTACGGCAGTACGCCGCCTGGGGCCAGGCCGACGTGCTGGTCGCCGCACCACCGGAGGCCGAGGGCGATCCGGTGCTCGACGAGGTACGCGCCCGGCTCGCGGGCCGCGTGCGGGAGCCGGCCGTCGAGTACGTCGCCCTGGAGGGCGTACCGGGCGCCGTCCTGCCCGAACTCGGCCTGGATGCCGAGCTGCTGGTCCTCGGCTCGCGGGGCCGCGGCGGCTTCGCCAGCCTGCTGCTCGGCTCCAACGGCCTCGCCGTCGCACGGGACGCCGAGTGCCCGGTGGTCGTCGTACCCGCACCCGGCCGTGAGGTGCACGGGGACGGAGCCGAGGAGCCGGGGCCCCGGGTGGTCGTGGGCCTGCACGCCGACAGTCCCGACGACGCCGTCCTCACCTTCGCGTTCACCGAGGCCGCCCTGCGGGGCGCCCGGATCCAGGTGATCGCCGCCTACCCGTGGCCGGTGCAGACGTGGTCCGCCCCCGGCCAGCTCGTGCCGCCCCCGGTCGACCGGGACGCGATCGAGAACGAGACCCGTGCCCTCGCCGAGGGCTTCCTCGCCCCGCACCGAAAGCGGCGTCCCGAGGTCCGTGCCGACGTGCAGGCGCTCCCCGGCGACGCGGCGGGCCTCCTCGTCGCCGCCTCCAAGGACGCCGAGCTGGTCGTCGTCGGCCGGCACCGGCGACGGCTGCTCGCCCCGGCCCGCATGATGGGCTCGGTCACCCAGGCCGTGCTGCTGCACGCGGCGAGCCCGGTCGCGGTGGTGCCGCCGGGGGCGCCCGAGGAGTGA
- a CDS encoding alpha/beta fold hydrolase, which produces MPTFLTTDGTRLAYHLRGDGEPLAVLPGGPMRASAYLGDLGGLTAHRRLALLDLRGTGDSAVPADPATYRCDRMVEDVELWRAHMGLEHMDLLAHSAGAALAMLYAARRPHRIRRLVLITPNPSALGLRATPEDRLAAAELRKGEPWFADAFPAFRAWLAGEAGFDDVFLPFFHGRWDDTARAHTDAELTQTNEEAGERYFADGAFTPDETRAALAGLTAPVLVYAGELDGGPRPDLARRAARAFPDAETTVQPGAAHYPWLDDPEHFRSRVLAFLDGPAPAALPSAERAPRHRPHD; this is translated from the coding sequence ATGCCCACCTTCCTGACGACCGACGGCACCCGGCTCGCCTACCACCTGCGCGGCGACGGCGAACCCCTCGCGGTGCTGCCCGGCGGCCCCATGCGCGCCTCCGCCTACCTCGGCGACCTGGGCGGGCTGACCGCGCACCGCCGGCTGGCCCTGCTGGACCTGCGGGGCACGGGCGACTCCGCGGTGCCGGCGGACCCCGCGACCTACCGCTGCGACCGGATGGTCGAGGATGTGGAGCTGTGGCGCGCCCACATGGGGCTGGAGCACATGGACCTGCTGGCCCACTCGGCGGGCGCCGCTCTCGCCATGCTCTACGCGGCCCGAAGGCCGCACCGGATCCGGCGGCTCGTGCTGATCACCCCCAACCCGTCCGCCCTGGGCCTGCGGGCCACCCCCGAGGACCGGCTGGCGGCGGCGGAACTGCGCAAGGGCGAACCGTGGTTCGCGGACGCCTTCCCCGCCTTCCGGGCCTGGCTCGCGGGCGAGGCCGGGTTCGACGACGTCTTCCTGCCGTTCTTCCACGGCCGCTGGGACGACACCGCACGGGCCCACACGGACGCCGAGCTGACGCAGACCAACGAGGAGGCCGGGGAGCGCTACTTCGCCGACGGCGCCTTCACCCCGGACGAGACCCGCGCCGCCCTGGCCGGACTGACCGCCCCGGTCCTCGTGTACGCGGGCGAACTCGACGGCGGACCACGCCCCGACCTCGCCCGCCGGGCCGCCCGGGCCTTCCCGGACGCCGAGACGACCGTCCAGCCCGGCGCCGCCCACTACCCCTGGCTCGACGACCCGGAACACTTCCGCTCCCGCGTCCTCGCCTTCCTGGACGGGCCCGCGCCCGCCGCTCTGCCGTCGGCAGAGCGGGCGCCACGCCACCGACCGCACGACTAG
- a CDS encoding acyl-CoA synthetase, translated as MMQGHGSTVDGVLRRSARRTPARVAVEYGTRRWTYEELDDAVSRAAAVLLAEGLVPGDRVGAYGHNSDAYLIGFLACARAGLVHVPVNQNLTGEDLAYLVVQSGSSLVLTDPGLAARLPDGVRRLPLRDSEDSLLARLPDTPPYDGPEPRTEDLVQLLYTSGTTARPKGAMMTHRALVHEYLSAITALDLSAGDRPVHALPLYHSAQMHVFLLPYLAVGATSILLDAPDGDRLFDLIESGRVDSLFAPPTVWIGLANRPDFDTRDLGGLRKAYYGASIMPVPVLERLRERLPELAFYNCFGQSEIGPLATVLGPGEHEGRLDSCGRTVLFVDARVVDDKGADVPDGTPGEVVYRSPQLCEGYWDRPEETADAFRDGWFHSGDLAVRDADGYLTIVDRVKDVINSGGVLVASRQVEDALYTHEAVAEAAVIGLPDERWIEAVTAVVVARGEVTEDQLITHVKERLTAFKAPKKVLFVPELPRNASGKILKRDLRDRFRDQAP; from the coding sequence ATGATGCAGGGACACGGCAGCACGGTCGACGGGGTCCTGCGACGCAGCGCCCGGCGCACCCCGGCGCGCGTCGCGGTGGAGTACGGCACGCGCAGATGGACCTACGAGGAACTCGACGACGCCGTCTCCCGCGCGGCCGCCGTGCTGCTCGCCGAGGGCCTCGTGCCCGGCGACCGGGTCGGCGCCTACGGCCACAATTCCGACGCCTATCTGATCGGGTTCCTCGCCTGCGCCCGCGCGGGCCTGGTCCATGTGCCGGTCAACCAGAACCTCACCGGCGAGGACCTGGCCTACCTCGTCGTCCAGTCCGGCAGCTCGCTGGTGCTCACCGACCCGGGTCTGGCGGCGCGACTGCCGGACGGGGTACGGCGGTTGCCGCTGCGGGACAGTGAGGACTCACTGCTCGCCCGGCTGCCGGACACACCGCCGTACGACGGGCCCGAGCCGCGCACCGAGGACCTGGTGCAGCTGCTCTACACCTCCGGCACCACGGCCCGGCCCAAGGGCGCGATGATGACCCACCGGGCCCTCGTGCACGAGTACCTGAGCGCCATCACGGCCCTCGACCTGAGCGCCGGGGACCGGCCGGTGCACGCACTGCCGTTGTACCACTCGGCGCAGATGCACGTGTTCCTGCTGCCCTACCTCGCCGTCGGCGCGACCAGCATCCTCCTGGACGCGCCCGACGGCGACCGGCTCTTCGACCTGATCGAATCCGGCCGCGTGGACAGCCTGTTCGCACCGCCGACCGTGTGGATCGGCCTGGCGAACCGGCCCGACTTCGACACCCGCGACCTCGGCGGCCTGCGCAAGGCCTACTACGGCGCCTCCATCATGCCGGTGCCCGTGCTGGAGCGGCTGCGGGAACGCCTGCCTGAGCTCGCCTTCTACAACTGCTTCGGCCAGAGCGAGATCGGCCCGCTCGCCACCGTGCTCGGCCCAGGCGAGCACGAGGGCCGACTGGACTCGTGCGGCCGGACCGTGCTGTTCGTGGACGCCCGGGTGGTCGACGACAAAGGCGCGGACGTGCCCGACGGCACACCGGGCGAAGTCGTCTACCGGTCACCGCAGTTGTGCGAGGGCTACTGGGACAGGCCCGAGGAGACCGCCGACGCCTTCCGGGACGGCTGGTTCCACTCCGGCGACCTCGCGGTGCGCGACGCCGACGGCTACCTCACGATCGTCGACCGGGTGAAGGACGTCATCAACTCCGGTGGCGTGCTGGTCGCCTCACGTCAGGTCGAGGACGCCCTCTACACCCATGAGGCGGTCGCCGAGGCCGCCGTGATCGGTCTGCCCGACGAGCGGTGGATCGAGGCCGTCACCGCGGTCGTCGTCGCGCGCGGCGAGGTGACCGAGGACCAGCTGATCACCCACGTGAAGGAGCGGCTCACCGCCTTCAAGGCGCCCAAAAAGGTGCTGTTCGTGCCCGAGTTGCCGCGCAACGCCAGCGGAAAGATCCTCAAGCGCGACCTGCGCGACCGCTTCCGCGACCAGGCACCCTGA